One Candidatus Nitronauta litoralis genomic window, GGCTTGCCGGATTTTCACCTGGGAGCGATTCTGGGAATTTCTCTAAAGGATATTATTTTCATCCTGGTTCCGGCAATCACACTGGCTCTTCTGGGGTGTGTCGACTCCCTGCTCACATCCGTAATTGTGGATAACATCAGTAAAACGCGGCATGACAGTAATCAGGAACTGGTCGGACAAGGAATCGGGAATATGATGTCTGCCATTATCGGGGGCTTGCCAGGTGCTGGAACAACAATGACCTCCGTCATTAACACTACAACAGGGGCTCGTACTCGATTGGGAGGGGCGGTACACGGGGTGTTCCTGTTAGCCGTTCTGTTGGGAGTCGGCCAATACGCAGAACATATTCCGCTTGCAGTTCTGGCGGGTATTTTGATCACGATTGGTTTCAACATTGTGGACTACAAGGGGTTAAAGGACCTGTTTAAAATCCCCAGGAGTGAGGCTATGGTCCTGGTTACGGTGATGTTGATGACGGTTTTTGTGGACCTGATAAAGGCAGTCGCAGTGGGTATGGTGCTTGCCACTTTCATTTTTATGAAGAAGATTGCTGAAGTGGGGGAAAGAGAAACGAAAATGTCTCCTTTGGCTGAATTCGCATCAAACCAGGGAGAGAAACCGTTTGGTGCTACGTTCAATATTCCGGAAGAAATGACTGGAAAAGTTTACGTCGAAAGCGTGAAAGGTCCGCTGTTTTTTGGGTTGGCCGGCAAATTACTGGAAAGAATAGATTCGTTGGGCGATGTGAAACTTTTAATTTTTGATCTGGGTCGAGTTCACTACATTGACCAGACGGGGGTCTATGCCCTTGAAGAAATCATCACAAGGCTTCGAGAAAAAGGTATTGATGTGATGTTTATCAATGTGCACAACGAACCTCTGGGCTTATTCAAGAAACTTCATGTGGTGCCGCAACTGGTTCCGGAGCAAAGATGCTTTTTGCAGAATCAACCAGTGGCTATGGCATCCTGAAAATATTTTGCAATAGGGTGGGATTGTATCTATAGAATGGAATCATCCCGTCCCAGCCCCGGTTCTCTCTCACGTCCCTGGAGGT contains:
- a CDS encoding SulP family inorganic anion transporter codes for the protein MKTRFDFSNWRGDFSGGLTAGIVALPLALAFGVQSGLGAVAGVYGAITLGVFSSLFGGTKTQISGPTGPMTVVAIMVVLHSVERTGSLEAALPLVLATFMLAGALQVVFGLVRFGNAVKFIPYPVISGFMTGIAIITVLIQLFPAMGLTGPKMFIDIIMEFPAAISQANLTAVWMTLVTVGIVYLVPKFSKKVPSSLFALIVLTMLAHIMDLNIPVIGDIPQGLPDFHLGAILGISLKDIIFILVPAITLALLGCVDSLLTSVIVDNISKTRHDSNQELVGQGIGNMMSAIIGGLPGAGTTMTSVINTTTGARTRLGGAVHGVFLLAVLLGVGQYAEHIPLAVLAGILITIGFNIVDYKGLKDLFKIPRSEAMVLVTVMLMTVFVDLIKAVAVGMVLATFIFMKKIAEVGERETKMSPLAEFASNQGEKPFGATFNIPEEMTGKVYVESVKGPLFFGLAGKLLERIDSLGDVKLLIFDLGRVHYIDQTGVYALEEIITRLREKGIDVMFINVHNEPLGLFKKLHVVPQLVPEQRCFLQNQPVAMAS